One Cuculus canorus isolate bCucCan1 chromosome 1, bCucCan1.pri, whole genome shotgun sequence DNA segment encodes these proteins:
- the LRRC17 gene encoding leucine-rich repeat-containing protein 17 isoform X1, translated as MQVVTITLLLLLCKAFDCRKTRNRSLRNNERENILRKASSTVKRNAQGLPCDIYTYLHEKYLDCQERKLIFVSSDWPEDLKHMLLARNRIRKLKNNMFSKYKVLKSLDLQQNDISKIESEAFFGLNKLTTLLLQHNQIKSLSEEIFIYTPSLNYLRLYDNPWHCNCELETLVTMLQVPTNRNLGNYAKCVHPIELKNQKLKQIKAEQLCSEEDRQDPQNIKQKPEAVKPEFDSSLCHMYVFPAPTLNCKRKDLKKVPGNIPPDIVRLDLSSNKIRQLRAKEFEDVSELKILNLNSNGIAYIDPAAFSGLNNLEELDLSNNSLQNFEYGVLEDLYFLKILWLRENPWRCDYNIHYLFYWLKHHYNVHYNGLECKMPEEYKGWSVGKYVRSYYEECPKDKLPIYPETFDVDKDDEEWERHKEQSIQTVKQHGVIVTVIG; from the exons ATGcaagtagttactattacacTACTGCTTCTTCTTTGTAAAGCATTTGACTGTAGGAAGACAAGGAATAGGAGTCTGAGAAACAATGAAAGGGAAAACATCTTAAGGAAAGCATCTAGCACTGTTAAGCGCAATGCCCAAGGCCTCCCATGTGATATATACACTTATCTTCATGAGAAATACCTAGattgtcaggaaagaaaattgatttttgtGTCATCTGATTGGCCAGAGGATTTAAAACACATGCTGCTAGCAAGAAACAGGATTCGTAAGTTGAAGAACAATATGTTTTCCAAGTATAAAGTACTGAAAAGTCTGGATTTACAACAGAATGATATATCGAAAATTGAGAGTGaggctttttttggtttgaatAAACTTACCACACTCTTACTTCAGCACAACCAAATTAAGAGTTTATCTGaggagatttttatttataccCCCAGTCTAAACTATCTACGTCTTTATGATAATCCCTGGCATTGCAACTGTGAACTAGAAACTCTTGTTACAATGCTACAGGTTCCAACGAACAGGAACTTGGGAAATTATGCCAAGTGTGTGCACCCTATAGAACTGAAAAACCAAAAGCTAAAGCAGATAAAAGCCGAACAGCTATGTAGTGAAGAAGACAGACAGGATCCCCAAAACATAAAACAGAAGCCTGAAGCTGTCAAACCAGAATTCGATTCGTCTTTGTGCCACATGTATGTGTTTCCTGCCCCAACTCtgaactgcaaaagaaaag atttaaagaaaGTTCCAGGTAACATACCTCCAGATATAGTAAGACTTGACCTGTCCAGCAACAAAATTAGACAACTACGAGCCAAAGAATTTGAAGATGTCAGTGAACTGAAGATATTAAACCTAAACAGTAATGGAATAGCTTACATTGATCCTg CTGCTTTCTCAGGCCTCAATAACTTAGAGGAGCTGGATCTATCAAACAACAGCTTGCAGAATTTTGAATATGGAGTTCTGGAAGATCtttactttctgaaaatactgtggCTGAGAGAGAATCCTTGGAGATGTGATTACAACATACATTACCTTTTCTACTGGTTAAAGCATCACTACAACGTTCACTACAATGGCCTAGAATGCAAAATGCCTGAGGAATACAAAGGATGGTCTGTTGGAAAATATGTTCGAAGTTATTATGAGGAGTGCCCAAAAGACAAGCTGCCCATTTATCCAGAAACTTTTGATGTGGACAAAGATGATGAGGAATGGGAACGACACAAAGAACAATCAATTCAAACAGTAAAGCAGCATGGTGTAATTGTCACTGTGATAGGCTAA
- the LRRC17 gene encoding leucine-rich repeat-containing protein 17 isoform X2, with the protein MQVVTITLLLLLCKAFDCRKTRNRSLRNNERENILRKASSTVKRNAQGLPCDIYTYLHEKYLDCQERKLIFVSSDWPEDLKHMLLARNRIRKLKNNMFSKYKVLKSLDLQQNDISKIESEAFFGLNKLTTLLLQHNQIKSLSEEIFIYTPSLNYLRLYDNPWHCNCELETLVTMLQVPTNRNLGNYAKCVHPIELKNQKLKQIKAEQLCSEEDRQDPQNIKQKPEAVKPEFDSSLCHMYVFPAPTLNCKRKDLKKVPGNIPPDIVRLDLSSNKIRQLRAKEFEDVSELKILNLNSNGIAYIDPDMDVFF; encoded by the exons ATGcaagtagttactattacacTACTGCTTCTTCTTTGTAAAGCATTTGACTGTAGGAAGACAAGGAATAGGAGTCTGAGAAACAATGAAAGGGAAAACATCTTAAGGAAAGCATCTAGCACTGTTAAGCGCAATGCCCAAGGCCTCCCATGTGATATATACACTTATCTTCATGAGAAATACCTAGattgtcaggaaagaaaattgatttttgtGTCATCTGATTGGCCAGAGGATTTAAAACACATGCTGCTAGCAAGAAACAGGATTCGTAAGTTGAAGAACAATATGTTTTCCAAGTATAAAGTACTGAAAAGTCTGGATTTACAACAGAATGATATATCGAAAATTGAGAGTGaggctttttttggtttgaatAAACTTACCACACTCTTACTTCAGCACAACCAAATTAAGAGTTTATCTGaggagatttttatttataccCCCAGTCTAAACTATCTACGTCTTTATGATAATCCCTGGCATTGCAACTGTGAACTAGAAACTCTTGTTACAATGCTACAGGTTCCAACGAACAGGAACTTGGGAAATTATGCCAAGTGTGTGCACCCTATAGAACTGAAAAACCAAAAGCTAAAGCAGATAAAAGCCGAACAGCTATGTAGTGAAGAAGACAGACAGGATCCCCAAAACATAAAACAGAAGCCTGAAGCTGTCAAACCAGAATTCGATTCGTCTTTGTGCCACATGTATGTGTTTCCTGCCCCAACTCtgaactgcaaaagaaaag atttaaagaaaGTTCCAGGTAACATACCTCCAGATATAGTAAGACTTGACCTGTCCAGCAACAAAATTAGACAACTACGAGCCAAAGAATTTGAAGATGTCAGTGAACTGAAGATATTAAACCTAAACAGTAATGGAATAGCTTACATTGATCCTg aTATGGATGTGTTTTTCTAA